Part of the Synechococcus sp. HK01-R genome is shown below.
CCATGGAATCCTTCTGCTGCCATGGCTCCCACAGCCCTGCTGAGCGTGTCCGACAAGCGGGGGCTGGTGCCCCTGGCGGAGGCCTTGCACCGTCGCCATGGCTTCCAGCTTCTCTCGAGTGGCGGCACGGCTACGGCGCTCGAGCAAGCGGGCTTGCCCGTGACCCGCGTCGCTGATCACACAGGCGCTCCGGAAATTCTCGGTGGTCGGGTCAAGACCCTGCATCCCCGGATCCATGGGGGGATCCTGGCCCGTCGTGGGGATCCCGCCCATGAGGCCGATCTCGCGGCTCAGCAGATTGCACCGATCGATGTGGTCGTGGTCAATCTCTATCCCTTCAGGGAAACGGTGGCTGATCCTGCTGTCAGCTGGGACACCGCCATCGAGACCATCGACATCGGCGGACCCACCATGGTGCGCTCGGCAGCCAAGAACCATGCGCATGTGGCTGTGCTCACCAGCCCCGAGCAGTACGACCGGGTGGTCGCTGCCCTCGATCGCCCCGGTGGGATTGATGCTGGCCTGCGCCGTCGTCTTGCTCTTGAGGCGTTTGCGCATACAGCCGCTTACGACACCGCCATCAGCCATTGGATGAAGGGCCGGATGAACCCGGCCGACAGCGATGCAGGGCAACAGGACAGCGAGGAGGGTGGAGCAGCGCTGCCGTGGCTCGAAGCAGTGCCCTTGCGTCAGACCTTGCGTTATGGCGAGAACCCCCATCAGCAGGCGGCCTGGTACAGCGCACCCCGCCGTGGCTGGGGAGGAGCGCTGCAACTGCAGGGCAAGGAGCTCAGCACCAACAATTTGCTCGACCTGGAGGCGGCCCTTGCCACGGTGCGCGAATTCGGATATGGCACAGAGGGGTCCCACCCTGCGGAGCAGCCGGCGGCCGTCGTGGTCAAGCACACCAACCCCTGCGGCGTGGCCGTTGCCGAGGGGGTGGCCGGGGCGCTCACCCGTGCGCTTGATGCTGACCGTGTCAGCGCCTTCGGAGGGATCGTGGCCTTGAACGGTTCCGTGGATGCCGCGGCGGCCCGTGAACTGACCAGCCTGTTTCTGGAGTGTGTGGTGGCACCGGGATTCAGCCCTGAGGCGCGGGAAATCCTTGCCGGCAAAGGGAACCTCCGTCTGCTCGAGCTTGCCCCTGCGGCGATCGATGCGGCCGGCCGCGATCACGTGCGCAGCATCCTCGGCGGTGTCCTGGTGCAGGATCTGGATGATCAACCGATCGATCCAGCCGGATGGACCGTCGCGACGCAGCGCCCGCCGACAGCCCAGGAACAGGCGGATCTGCGCTTCGCATGGCAGTTGGTGCGCCATGTGCGTTCGAACGCGATTGTGGTCGCCAGGGACGGACAGAGCCTGGGGGTGGGCGCCGGACAGATGAACCGCGTCGGTTCCGCTCGCTTGGCGCTCGAAGCTGCCGGAGAGCAGGCCCGGGGGGCGGTGCTGGCCAGTGACGGCTTCTTCCCTTTCGATGACACGGTGCGTCTTGCGGCCAGCCATGGCATCACCGCAGTGATTCATCCCGGCGGCAGCCTTCGCGACGCTGAGTCCATCAAGGCCTGCGATGAACTGGGCCTGGCGATGCTGCTCACCGGGCGGCGCCACTTCCTGCATTGAGGCCCTGAACCCCTAGCCTCGCCCCACGCTCTCTTCCCTCTTCCGCGCGATGACCCTCGCAGCCCTTCCTTTTGCCCTCAACTTTCTGCATCCGCTGATGATGTGGGTGTTACTGGCCGCCGGTGCTTATGCACTGTTCCTGGGCATCAAGGCCAAAAAAGTGCGCACTGGCACCCCGGAAGAGCGCAAAGCCCTGATCCCCGGCAAGTTCGCTCAGCGTCACTACCTCTGGGGAAGCCTGCTGCTGGTGGTGATGGTGTTCGGCACCCTCGGAGGCATGGCCGTGACCTATCTCAACAACGGCAAGCTGTTCGTGGGCCCACACCTGATCGTCGGTTTGGCCATGACCGGGATGATCGCAGCCGCTGCGGCGCTTTCACCGCTGATGCAGCAGGGGAATCTCTTGGCCCGCAAAGCCCATGTGGGCCTGAATATGGGCATGCTCACTCTGTTCCTTTGGCAGGCCGTGAGCGGGATGGAGATCGTCAACAAGATCTGGACCAACCGCTGAGCCGGATCAGGCTGCTACGGGAAGGCCGTCAGGGATTCAGAACGCTGCCCGCTTTCTCGGCGGGCAGACGAGTCCATGGCTGGCATGGAAATCTTCCTGCACTTTCCAGGTCAGCTTGCGTGAGATCTGGCGCACGATCTGGCGCAGCAGGTGATCGCCACTCGACTGCACCAGTCCCTCAGGCAGCATCGTAATCACCTTGGGCAGCCGGATCCAAACGGAGAGATCCAGTGACCAGCTGACGCTGGTGGCTTCGTTGTTGCCGTTTTTGCTGGTCTGCGGTTCCAGGTTGAGAGTCGCCTGGAAGTCAACGTCGTAGAGCTCCTGAAGGGCCGGATCCGCATCGGCGAGGGGCACGGTCACGATCGCGTAAGTGCCCTCTTGCTGCGGCAGCAACCTCAGGCCGATGGTCGGTTCCACCTCAAAGCCGAAATTGCCGAAGCGACCGAGGCGCAGGGCGTAGGCCTGGTTGTCGATCGCCGCGACCTCCATTGGGGCGGCACAACGTCGGAACCAGCCTTCATGCCGGT
Proteins encoded:
- the purH gene encoding bifunctional phosphoribosylaminoimidazolecarboxamide formyltransferase/IMP cyclohydrolase, giving the protein MAPTALLSVSDKRGLVPLAEALHRRHGFQLLSSGGTATALEQAGLPVTRVADHTGAPEILGGRVKTLHPRIHGGILARRGDPAHEADLAAQQIAPIDVVVVNLYPFRETVADPAVSWDTAIETIDIGGPTMVRSAAKNHAHVAVLTSPEQYDRVVAALDRPGGIDAGLRRRLALEAFAHTAAYDTAISHWMKGRMNPADSDAGQQDSEEGGAALPWLEAVPLRQTLRYGENPHQQAAWYSAPRRGWGGALQLQGKELSTNNLLDLEAALATVREFGYGTEGSHPAEQPAAVVVKHTNPCGVAVAEGVAGALTRALDADRVSAFGGIVALNGSVDAAAARELTSLFLECVVAPGFSPEAREILAGKGNLRLLELAPAAIDAAGRDHVRSILGGVLVQDLDDQPIDPAGWTVATQRPPTAQEQADLRFAWQLVRHVRSNAIVVARDGQSLGVGAGQMNRVGSARLALEAAGEQARGAVLASDGFFPFDDTVRLAASHGITAVIHPGGSLRDAESIKACDELGLAMLLTGRRHFLH
- a CDS encoding DUF4079 domain-containing protein, translating into MTLAALPFALNFLHPLMMWVLLAAGAYALFLGIKAKKVRTGTPEERKALIPGKFAQRHYLWGSLLLVVMVFGTLGGMAVTYLNNGKLFVGPHLIVGLAMTGMIAAAAALSPLMQQGNLLARKAHVGLNMGMLTLFLWQAVSGMEIVNKIWTNR
- a CDS encoding DUF1997 domain-containing protein, with translation MLLLARPPAETLRHSDDRQVRCYRSTFSDRMEMLAPRDPVAVYLDRHEGWFRRCAAPMEVAAIDNQAYALRLGRFGNFGFEVEPTIGLRLLPQQEGTYAIVTVPLADADPALQELYDVDFQATLNLEPQTSKNGNNEATSVSWSLDLSVWIRLPKVITMLPEGLVQSSGDHLLRQIVRQISRKLTWKVQEDFHASHGLVCPPRKRAAF